The Geothrix sp. genome window below encodes:
- a CDS encoding STAS domain-containing protein gives MSLTLHQDLQASRLRLEGQFTFEAHTQFRSATQEVLDATATGPITLDLSGLSYLDSSALGMLLLLREKADSKGLRVVLGKPSPAVMEILKIVQFGKLFEIQEG, from the coding sequence ATGAGTCTCACGCTGCACCAGGATCTCCAGGCTTCCCGGTTGAGGCTCGAGGGCCAATTCACCTTTGAAGCCCACACCCAGTTCCGCAGCGCCACCCAGGAGGTGCTGGATGCGACCGCGACCGGGCCCATCACCCTGGATCTCTCCGGCCTCAGCTACCTGGATTCCTCCGCCCTGGGCATGCTGCTGCTGCTGCGCGAGAAGGCCGACAGCAAGGGCCTCCGGGTGGTCCTGGGGAAACCCTCCCCGGCGGTGATGGAGATCCTCAAGATCGTGCAGTTCGGGAAGCTCTTCGAGATCCAGGAAGGATGA
- a CDS encoding aldehyde dehydrogenase family protein — protein sequence MVGAAERAFEAWKDASRLERRRLLEAWLDQVGRVREDLARFITEETGKPISLARGEVARAEATLKATVEAAAAFGEQAVPYDLMAGAEGCRAVLRRFPVGPVLAITPFNFPVNLAVHKLGPALAVGCSAIWKPCPQAPQTSRLLWEAFEAARISVAAPVHLLQLTGPDPAAAEALAKDPRIAAVSFTGSERVGRHLEQVLAGKRLLLELGGNGAVVVDEGVDAAAVARQLAPAAVAGAGQSCSKAQRIYVHRGIWEAFAPAFVAAVQALPVGDPMDSATIVGPLIDEATARRLDESLDRAASAGAQVLLRGRRDGALLPPAILAGLGESDPLQCDEVFAPITVLTLVASFDEGLDRAAATRFGLRASAYSRDQRNLRRAASTLRAGGVLLNLPPTFRLDAAPFGGVQASGNGFEGPWWAMEGFTEGRLIVEGPAL from the coding sequence ATGGTCGGAGCCGCCGAGCGGGCCTTTGAGGCCTGGAAGGACGCCTCCCGTCTGGAGCGGCGGCGCTTGCTGGAGGCTTGGCTGGATCAGGTGGGCCGGGTCCGGGAGGACCTGGCGCGCTTCATCACCGAGGAGACCGGCAAGCCCATCAGCCTGGCCCGGGGGGAAGTGGCGCGGGCCGAGGCCACGCTGAAGGCCACGGTGGAGGCCGCAGCCGCCTTCGGCGAGCAGGCCGTTCCCTACGATCTGATGGCGGGCGCAGAAGGTTGCCGCGCGGTCCTGCGGCGCTTCCCCGTGGGCCCGGTTCTGGCGATTACGCCGTTCAACTTCCCCGTGAACCTGGCGGTGCACAAGCTCGGCCCGGCCCTGGCGGTGGGCTGCAGCGCGATCTGGAAACCCTGCCCCCAGGCTCCGCAGACCTCGCGGCTGCTCTGGGAGGCCTTTGAAGCCGCACGGATCTCGGTGGCCGCCCCCGTGCATCTCCTGCAGCTGACCGGGCCCGATCCTGCCGCCGCAGAGGCCTTGGCCAAGGACCCCCGCATCGCCGCCGTGAGCTTCACGGGCTCGGAGCGCGTGGGACGGCATCTCGAGCAGGTGCTGGCCGGCAAGCGGCTGCTGCTCGAACTCGGCGGCAACGGCGCCGTGGTGGTGGATGAGGGCGTGGACGCCGCGGCCGTCGCCCGCCAGCTCGCCCCCGCCGCTGTGGCCGGGGCAGGGCAGAGCTGCTCCAAAGCCCAGCGGATCTATGTCCACCGGGGCATCTGGGAGGCCTTTGCGCCCGCCTTCGTGGCGGCCGTACAAGCCCTGCCCGTGGGCGATCCCATGGATTCCGCCACGATCGTCGGCCCGCTCATCGATGAGGCCACCGCCCGCCGGCTGGACGAGAGTCTGGACCGGGCAGCGTCCGCCGGTGCCCAGGTCCTCCTGCGAGGGCGCCGGGATGGCGCGCTGCTGCCCCCGGCGATCCTCGCCGGCCTGGGGGAATCGGATCCGCTCCAATGCGACGAGGTCTTCGCCCCCATCACGGTGCTCACCCTCGTGGCCAGCTTCGATGAAGGCCTGGATCGTGCTGCGGCCACCCGTTTCGGCCTGAGGGCCAGCGCCTACAGCCGCGACCAGCGGAACCTCCGCCGGGCCGCTTCCACGCTGAGGGCCGGCGGTGTCCTGCTGAACCTTCCGCCCACTTTCCGCCTGGACGCGGCGCCCTTCGGGGGCGTGCAGGCCAGCGGCAACGGCTTCGAAGGACCCTGGTGGGCGATGGAGGGCTTCACCGAAGGCCGTCTCATCGTCGAAGGCCCGGCCCTGTAA